A window from Symbiopectobacterium purcellii encodes these proteins:
- a CDS encoding DUF202 domain-containing protein → MVNRVPAAPDPGLQPQRTGMAWSRSVLLALIVSMLCFRFSLYRDSGLALWCSVLLLALAVVMVAMSVWRLRFSHQRPASSATVVRYAIAFCSLSVVVTALVLAYSILQY, encoded by the coding sequence TTGGTTAACCGCGTGCCCGCTGCTCCCGATCCGGGGCTACAACCGCAACGAACTGGCATGGCCTGGTCACGATCTGTGCTATTGGCACTGATCGTCAGTATGCTCTGTTTTCGTTTTAGTCTCTATCGCGACTCAGGATTAGCGCTGTGGTGCAGCGTACTGCTGTTGGCACTCGCTGTGGTGATGGTGGCGATGAGCGTGTGGCGCTTACGCTTTTCGCATCAACGCCCTGCATCAAGCGCCACCGTGGTTCGCTATGCCATCGCGTTTTGTTCCCTCTCCGTGGTGGTAACCGCGCTGGTACTAGCCTATAGCATCCTGCAATATTAG